A stretch of DNA from Candidatus Kapaibacterium thiocyanatum:
AACAGCTCGAACGAGCCATCAACGCCAAGATCGAAGCCGTGCAGAACGCCCAACGCGTCGAGAACGAACTGATGCAGACAAGGGCCGAGGCCGCGAAGCTCGAGGCCGAAGCCACGGGTTATGCGAACTCCCTGATGATCAGGGCCAAGGCCGAGTCCGAAGCGAACCGCCTGAAGCAGACCACGCTGACGCCACTGATCATCCAGCAGCAGCTCATCGAGAAGTGGAATGGCGCCCTGCCCCAGTACGGCACAGTCCCACAACTGTTCAGGGACGTTACGAAGTAGCACCTGCTAACGGGAGCCGGCAGTGGACCATTTCCGCTGCCGGCCCATGATACTCTTCCCCTCCATCACGTCACCCTGATACATGGCATCATGCGCGGATGCTCTTCATCATCTGCCGGATTGCTCCGACGTGATACGCAGTGTGGACGACAATGGCTATGGCCCTTCTCTCGTCGATCTCGACCAGCGTTTCCGTCGTTCGCAGGTACGCCTTCATCCCCTCATAGGCGTGGTGGACGTCGCTCGTCAATCACGCCCATTCCGCCGGCGTCACTTCACGTACGCGCCGGCTCTCGTCCAGTCGGTACTTCCGTCGCCCCCCTTCATCCGCTCATGGACGAAGCGCAGGAAGAATCGGAGATGCTCGGTATGTCCGGCGATCGTGGTACCGCCGGATACGGTCGGCGTCGATGCTTCCATCGACGCACGTTCGTCCAAGGTCTCCTGCAACCACGCATCTTCATCCCAATGGGAGAAGCGATCCGGCGTTCCCGGCGGCTCGAAGGTTTCGGTAAGCAGTAGGACAGATTGTTCGTGCTCTTGCGAAGACCACATACCGGATAATGATATAATCTTGATCATGAGTATCGTCGCCATCCCGATCGGCGTCGGTACCCACGTTCATCGGCCCGGCCACCGCGTGCGTGAAAATACGTAGGGAGTGAAAATGCCGGAAACCGGTGATGACGCAGGGCTTCCGGATCGACTAAGTTAGGTTCGCATCGGCAGGGGTTCTCACACCAGAGGCGGGACGAATTCATGCCCGAGGTTCATGCGCATTCGTGCACCGGCCGGATGATAGAAATCGATAGTTTATCGAACCCCGGTTTCGGTGGGTCGGCGTGCGTTCCTACAACATCCAGCAGTGATCAGCGATGATAGGTAATGTTATCCGGAGACTGACCGAGAGCAGCCATACCGGCTCGATACTGATGAACGCCAGATTCGACATCACGTATCGAAGTCCATTGGCGATACGTATCGGCGATGTCATCGTGATGGACCCGGAGATACGCGAGGCCATTTCCGACTCCATCATCCCGTTCACCCACGACTTTCATGGGACGGATACCGACGGCCATGCGATCTGGGTCGAATGCACGTTCAACAACATGCTGCACGAGCCCGGTATCGAAGCCATCGTCTGCTTCATCAGGGACGTCACCGACCGCAGGAGGGCGGAGGACGAGCTGCGGCAGACGGTTCAGGAACTGTCGGCATACAAGCATGCTCTCGATGAATCTTCGATCGTGGCCATTACCGACCAGAAAGGGGTCATCAAGCACGTCAACGACAACTTCTGCAGGATATCGAAGTATTCCAGGGAAGAACTGATCGGCCAAGACCATCGGATCATCAACTCGTCCTATCATGACAAGGACTACATACGGGAGCTGTGGACGACCATCGCACGAGGTAATATCTGGAAGGGAGAGCTGAGGAACCGAGCCAGGGACGGAAGCCTCTACTGGGTGGATACGACCATCGTTCCATTCCTGAACGAGAACGGCAAACCCTATCAGTACATCGCCATCCGCTCCGACATCACGGAGCGGAAGCTCGCCGAGATAGAACTCGGGAAACGGGCCGATCTGATCGAGAGCCTGCTCGAAAGCATCACGGACGGTTTCATCGCGGTCGACGACGATATGCGCTATACCTACGTCAACAAGACGATCTGCGAGATGGTGGGGCTCCCTCCCGAGGCTATGCTCGGTCATCGGATGTGGGACCTCTTCCCCGATGCCGTCGGGTCGGCGACCTACAACACGATACAGGAAGCGCTCACCGAACGCCGCTACACCAGCAACGAAGACTACTATCCACCGCTGAACCTGTGGCAGGAGAACAGGGTCTATCCGACCGGCAAGGGACTCTCCATCTTCATCCGCGATATCAGCACCAAGAAGGAAGAAGAACATCATCTCAAACTCCTGCAGTCCGTAATCACCGGAACGACCGATGCCGTGATGATCACCGAAGCGCATGCGGCCGATGGGGAGACAGCCCCACGAATCGTTTACGTGAACGACGCATTCACGCGGATGACAGGATATCCGGCTGACGAAGTGATCGGCAGGTCGCCGCGCATTCTGCAAGGCCCTGACACCGACAGACAAGAGCTTGCCAGGCTCCGGCAGGCGATGAGCGAATGGCAGTCCTACGAATGCACGGTCGTCAACTACAGGAAGAACGGTGAAGAGTTCTGGATGAACATGGCCATCAGTCCGGTCGCGAACGAGAAAGGCTGGTTCACGCACTGGATCGCCATCGAGCGGGACGTTACCGCCAGCAAGAACAAGGAACTGCAGAAATCGCTGATGGCCGAACTCGGGATCATCTTCAACGCCAATGAGAATCTCGGTATCGCCTTGCATGACGTCCTGCGCCGGCTGGTCTCGTTCGGACCGATCACCTCGGCGGAGATATGGCTCGTAGGCACCGACACGGAAAAGATCAACCTGGCGGCGGAAACGGTACGTGAAGGAACGGAACCTACCGCCTTCGATGGAGAGACCACGGCCAGACATCATGCGCGCGGCGAAGCACTCGTCGGCGCCGCATGGGCCACCGGCGACATCCAGACATGGTATGATGCGGAAGGACGATCCGCGCATGCGGTCCCGCTCCATCATACCGATGACATCGTCGGTGTGCTGGTGTTCGGCCTGTCGTCGAAGGGGAACGTAACGGACTCTCTCGCGGCCCTCATGAAGAGCGTCTGCACCTTCCTCGGACCGGAAGTCCGTCGCAGACAACTGGAACAGGAGCTCTATCAACTGTTCACGCTGACGCCCGACTCCATCTGCATCGCGGGCACGGACGGATATGCGAAGAGACTGAATCCGGCATTCTGTGCGGTCCTGGAGTACAGTGAGGCCGAGTTACTGGCTTCCCCCCTTCTATCGTTCGTCCATCCCGACGATCGGGAACAGACCATCGCCGCTCTTGGTGAACTGGGCGTAGGCAAGCCCGTTCCCTACATGGAGAACCGCATGGTCACGCGGTCGGGTGCCATCCGATGGATGGCCTGGACAGCCACGCCACTTCCGGAAGAGGGCCTCTTCTTCAGCGTCGCCAAGGACATTTCGTACAAGAAGGAACTCGAGGATCTACTCCTGAAGGCCAATACCCTGGCGCGGATCGGCAGCTGGGAGGTCGATCTCGTACGGCAGACCATCTACTGGTCGGATCTCACGAGGGAGATTCATGAAGTCGGGCCGGACTTCACACCTGACATGGAGAACACGACAGCCTTCTTCCATGAAGGTGAGGACAGGACGAGAATCGTACAGGCCTTCACCGATGCAATCGAGCACGGAACTCCGTTCGATGTGGAACTCGAGATCACTACCGGCTGCGGCCATACGAAATGGATCAGGGTCAAGGGCGAACCCGAATTCAAACTCGGGGCCTGCGCACGGATTTACGGCAGCTTCCAGGACATCGACGATCGCAAGAAAGCCGAGCTGGCCGCCCTCCGCGCCCTGGAAGAGAGGAATACCATTCTCGAGAGCATCGGCGACGCCTTCTTCGCCGTCGACATGGACTGGACCGTCACCTACTGGAACAACACGGCATCGAGAATAGTGCAGGTGCCGAGGCAGGACGTCATCGACAAGAGACTGTGGGACGTCTTTTCAGCCGATAGCAATCCGCTATCCTACAGTATGTACAGTCATGCGATGCGGACGAAGCAGGCCGTCCACTTCGAGGACTACTACGCACCTCTCAAGCACTGGTACGAGATCAGCGCCTATCCGTCCGCACGCGGTCTCTCCGTCTATCTGAAGGACATCAGCGATCGCAAGGCGTCGGAGATCCGGATGACAGAGCTGAACGAAAGCCTCGGCAGGCAAGCCAAGGAACTCGCCATCTCCAATGCCGAGCTGGAACAGTTCGCCTACGTCGCATCGCACGACCTGCAGGAACCGCTCCGTATGGTGACGAGCTTCCTGACGCAGCTCGAGAAGAAATACGGCGACGCGATCGACAGCAAAGGCAAACAGTACATCTATTTCGCCGTGGATGGCGCCAAGAGGATGCGACAGATCATCCTCGATCTTCTCGAGTTCTCGAGAGTCGGACGCACCGTCAACAAGAGAGAAGCCGTCGATCTCAACGAACTCGTCGGTGAAGTCGAAGGCCTGCACAGGAAGCAGATCGACGAGTCCGGAGCGACGATCGAAATGACTCCCTTGCCCGTCCTCATGTCCTATCGCGCCCCGGTACGCCAGGTCTTCCAGAACCTGATCAGCAACGGTCTGAAGTATCAATCTCCCGGCAACCGCCCCGTCATCCGCATCACCTTCGACGAAACGGATACGCATTGGAGCTTCTCCATCTCGGACAACGGCATCGGAATCGACGGCGAGTACTTCGACCGCATCTTCATCATCTTCCAGCGACTGCACAACAAGGATGAATATTCGGGCACCGGCATGGGACTGGCCGTGACCAGGAAGATCATCGAAACATTGGGAGGAACGATATGGGTGGAATCCGAACCAGATAAAGGAAGTACCTTTTCATTCACCATCTCGAAGATCGATCATCCCCGTGCGGGACAGAATCACGAAAGCGATACACCATGAAATCGATACATATCCTCCTGATCGAAGATAACGAAGGTGATATTCTTCTGACGACGGAGGCCTTCCAGGAGAGCAGGATCGTCAACACCATCTCCGTCATCAGGGACGGGAAGGAAGCCATCACCTTCTTCGAGCCGACGTCGGAGCCGGAGAAACTTCCTGACCTCGTCCTGCTCGACATCAACCTTCCGAAGAAGAGCGGGCATGAAGTGCTCATGCATATCAAGACGACGGAGCGCTACAAGCACATTCCCGTCATCATGCTCACGACATCGTCATCGGAAAAGGACATCCTCAAGTCCTACAACAACTATGCGAACTGCTTCATCACGAAGCCCGTCGAAGTCGCGGATTTCATGGATGCCATCGACAGGATAGAGGACTTCTGGATCAACATCGTTTCCATTCCGAAGAGATAGCATGCCGGCGGATAGCAGCAAATACAGGGTGCTCGTCATCGAGGACAATCCGGGGGACTACGTCCTGGTCGAGGACTTTCTGTACGAGCAGATCGAAGCACCCACGATCACCCATGCGGAGAGCTTCGAGAAGGCGAGTTCCATCCTCACGAAAGATGGCCAACGATTCGATGTCGTCCTGCTTGACCTTTCCCTGTCGGACAGAACGGGAGAAGGCCTCATCCACGATATCGTCGGCTTGTGTCCCGACATTCCCGTCATCGTACTGACGGGGTATGCCGACTTCGCCTTCGGCGTGAAGTCGCTTTCGATGGGAATCGCCGACTACATCC
This window harbors:
- a CDS encoding two-component system response regulator, which encodes MKSIHILLIEDNEGDILLTTEAFQESRIVNTISVIRDGKEAITFFEPTSEPEKLPDLVLLDINLPKKSGHEVLMHIKTTERYKHIPVIMLTTSSSEKDILKSYNNYANCFITKPVEVADFMDAIDRIEDFWINIVSIPKR